In Leptospira kanakyensis, a genomic segment contains:
- the ccrA gene encoding crotonyl-CoA carboxylase/reductase, whose product MSNVEIVPVGELPPIGVVPKKMHAQVIRPERYGEPKTSFQSEVIDVPEIGPNEVLVATMAAGVNYNNVWAALGYPVDVIAARNKKGEPEKFHIGGSDASGIVYKVGAEVKNVKVGDEVVVHCAMWDPKDPWVLSGKDPMYAPSQIIWGYESNWGSFAQFCKVQDHQCLPRPQHLTWEASAAYMLVAATAYRMLHHWKPNDVKPGDVALIWGGAGGLGAMAIQIVKAAGGIPIAVVSSDDKIDFCKNLGAAGVINRNKFKHWGGLTSDINKPEAFVEWTKQAREFGKAIWDIAGKGKNPQIVFEHPGETTLPTSVFVCETGGMVVICAGTTGFNATADLRYLWMRQKRLQGSHFANDDNCRDLNQLVIDKKVDPVLAETYSFEQTGECHQLMRENKHPSGNMSILVGAKTTGLGKK is encoded by the coding sequence ATGAGCAACGTAGAAATCGTACCAGTAGGGGAACTACCTCCTATTGGAGTTGTGCCCAAAAAAATGCACGCGCAGGTCATTCGCCCGGAACGTTACGGCGAACCGAAAACTTCTTTCCAATCAGAAGTCATTGATGTTCCGGAGATCGGTCCGAACGAAGTTCTCGTAGCCACTATGGCTGCTGGAGTAAACTATAACAACGTTTGGGCAGCCCTTGGATATCCCGTTGATGTGATCGCAGCTCGTAACAAAAAAGGTGAACCAGAAAAATTCCACATCGGTGGATCTGACGCTTCAGGCATTGTTTACAAAGTTGGAGCAGAAGTTAAAAATGTGAAAGTGGGTGACGAAGTTGTTGTCCATTGTGCGATGTGGGATCCAAAAGATCCATGGGTTCTTTCTGGAAAAGATCCAATGTATGCACCTTCCCAAATCATTTGGGGATACGAATCCAATTGGGGTTCCTTTGCACAATTTTGCAAAGTACAAGACCATCAGTGTCTTCCTCGACCACAACACCTAACATGGGAAGCATCCGCTGCTTATATGTTAGTTGCTGCTACAGCATACAGAATGTTACACCACTGGAAACCAAACGATGTAAAACCTGGTGATGTTGCTTTGATTTGGGGTGGAGCCGGTGGACTTGGTGCTATGGCTATCCAAATTGTAAAAGCAGCTGGTGGAATTCCAATCGCTGTTGTTTCCTCTGATGACAAAATTGATTTTTGTAAAAACTTAGGTGCTGCTGGTGTGATCAACCGTAACAAGTTTAAACATTGGGGTGGACTCACTTCTGATATCAACAAACCAGAAGCTTTTGTTGAGTGGACCAAACAAGCTCGTGAATTTGGAAAAGCGATTTGGGACATTGCTGGCAAAGGCAAAAATCCTCAAATCGTATTTGAACATCCAGGGGAAACGACACTTCCAACTTCCGTATTTGTTTGTGAAACAGGTGGTATGGTTGTGATTTGTGCGGGAACTACAGGTTTCAATGCAACAGCTGACTTACGTTATCTGTGGATGAGACAAAAACGTCTGCAAGGTTCTCACTTCGCAAACGACGACAACTGTCGTGATCTCAACCAACTCGTGATCGATAAAAAAGTGGATCCAGTTTTGGCAGAAACATATAGTTTCGAACAAACTGGTGAGTGCCACCAATTGATGCGCGAAAACAAACACCCATCAGGAAACATGTCAATCCTCGTTGGTGCAAAAACTACAGGTCTTGGGAAGA
- a CDS encoding LIC11086 family outer membrane transporter, translated as MKQSFLAFILFLFFVHSIHSHHTGSSDSPNATARFVDPFTGKREKPTNYLVMTQDYYQSTRENSHLFTTTAFAEMNFFDGRFALNASVPWNYYQQRGREDAARIGKTYLGFKYQPFFDLDKPYFFVIEGSVGFPSGPDTDRFTGGNYYTGSGFIKLGYLYEKWSFVTKIGGLNPLSRPQPNNLQDNDGIPYYARKPSASPPEPEYEFKKTALISAYVTYYLMPEISLFTGLLYRNPYNGVDYSKEKDKANPSYFTEASAGFSWNFSEKYNMSIAYRYPLQRDREYRLYQSAWTFAFSMEWGSD; from the coding sequence ATGAAACAAAGTTTTTTAGCATTCATTCTATTTTTATTTTTCGTTCATTCAATTCATTCGCATCACACGGGTTCGTCGGATAGTCCGAATGCAACTGCAAGATTTGTGGATCCCTTTACCGGAAAAAGAGAAAAACCAACTAACTATTTGGTAATGACTCAAGATTATTACCAGTCTACTCGTGAGAATAGCCATCTCTTCACAACGACAGCCTTTGCTGAGATGAATTTTTTTGATGGAAGGTTTGCTCTCAATGCTTCTGTTCCTTGGAACTACTACCAACAAAGGGGAAGGGAAGATGCGGCAAGGATTGGAAAAACCTATCTTGGTTTTAAATACCAACCGTTTTTTGATTTGGACAAACCTTACTTTTTTGTGATTGAAGGATCCGTTGGATTCCCTAGTGGACCTGACACAGACCGATTCACTGGTGGAAATTATTATACAGGTTCTGGATTTATCAAACTTGGATACTTGTATGAGAAGTGGTCCTTTGTGACGAAGATCGGAGGATTAAATCCCCTTTCTCGTCCCCAACCAAACAACTTACAAGACAATGATGGGATTCCTTATTATGCTCGTAAACCTTCAGCTTCTCCGCCGGAACCAGAATATGAATTCAAAAAAACTGCTCTCATTTCCGCGTATGTGACGTATTATTTGATGCCGGAGATTTCTCTTTTTACCGGACTCTTGTATCGTAACCCCTATAATGGAGTGGATTATTCCAAAGAGAAAGATAAAGCCAATCCATCCTATTTTACGGAGGCGAGTGCAGGGTTTTCTTGGAATTTTTCTGAAAAATATAATATGAGTATTGCCTATCGATACCCGTTGCAAAGGGATCGTGAGTATCGACTCTATCAATCTGCGTGGACATTTGCCTTCTCTATGGAGTGGGGAAGCGATTGA